A window of Natranaerovirga pectinivora contains these coding sequences:
- the queC gene encoding 7-cyano-7-deazaguanine synthase QueC, whose product MTTERAVVVFSGGQDSTTCLFWAKERFKEVVAVTFDYNQKHSLEIDCAKDICKKYNVEHHILDLSLLNQLAPNALTRDDIQVDKDAPIEGTPNTFVDGRNMIFLTYAAVIAKQKGINNIVTGVSQSDFSGYPDCRDVFIKSLNVTLNLAMGYEFNIHTPLMWIDKAETWKLADDLGVLEVIENETLTCYNGIKGTGCKECPACELRNKGFLNFMALKRNLY is encoded by the coding sequence CAACTTGTTTGTTTTGGGCAAAGGAAAGGTTTAAAGAAGTTGTTGCCGTAACCTTTGATTACAATCAAAAACATAGTTTAGAAATCGATTGTGCAAAAGATATTTGTAAGAAATATAATGTTGAGCATCATATTTTAGATTTAAGTTTATTGAATCAATTGGCACCTAATGCTTTAACACGAGATGATATACAGGTGGATAAAGATGCGCCAATAGAAGGAACACCCAATACTTTTGTTGATGGTCGTAATATGATTTTTTTAACTTATGCAGCAGTTATTGCTAAGCAAAAAGGCATTAATAATATTGTTACTGGCGTATCACAAAGCGATTTTAGTGGTTATCCCGATTGTAGAGACGTTTTTATTAAGTCTTTAAATGTTACATTAAACTTGGCAATGGGCTATGAATTTAATATACATACACCTTTAATGTGGATTGATAAAGCTGAAACGTGGAAACTCGCAGATGATTTAGGGGTATTAGAGGTAATTGAAAATGAAACATTAACTTGCTATAATGGGATAAAAGGAACGGGTTGCAAGGAATGTCCAGCTTGTGAGTTAAGAAATAAAGGGTTTCTAAATTTTATGGCATTAAAAAGAAATTTGTATTAG
- a CDS encoding MarR family winged helix-turn-helix transcriptional regulator gives MSEEKCNVSIGYLLNKAARMTRYHLEGQLTEIGLTVQQFAVIRDIDRYNKCEEKEEYLTPALIAKRLGFNRPTITGVLERLETSGWITRETNPKDRRSQFIILTDKAGEKLPLLETCSKTTMNDTLKGLSENEISDLSRYLNIIIKNIEKN, from the coding sequence TTGAGTGAAGAGAAATGTAATGTTAGTATAGGGTATCTTTTAAATAAGGCTGCAAGAATGACAAGGTACCACTTGGAAGGTCAACTAACAGAAATAGGGTTAACAGTACAGCAATTTGCAGTCATTAGAGATATTGATAGATATAATAAATGTGAAGAAAAAGAGGAATACCTTACACCAGCTTTGATTGCAAAGAGATTAGGATTTAATAGACCTACCATAACAGGTGTTTTAGAGCGTTTAGAAACGAGTGGGTGGATTACTAGAGAGACCAATCCAAAGGATAGAAGGTCTCAATTCATTATATTAACAGACAAAGCTGGAGAAAAATTGCCACTATTAGAAACGTGCAGCAAGACAACAATGAATGATACATTAAAAGGATTATCTGAGAATGAGATTAGTGATCTAAGTAGATACTTAAATATAATCATTAAAAATATTGAAAAAAACTAG